The segment GTGGGAATCGCAATCATCATGACGCTCGGCGTCTACGGCCTGGTCGCCGGCATCGTCAAGCTGGATGACCTTGGCCTGGCCCTGAGCAAGGCCGGCAGCGCAGCGCTGCAGGGCATCGGGCGCGGCATTCTGGCGCTGGCGCCCTGGCTGATGAAAACGCTGTCGGTCGTCGGCACCGCGGCGATGTTCATGGTTGGCGGCGGCATTCTCAGCCACGGCATCGGCGCCGTGCATCACTGGATCGAAAACAGTGCCGAGCAGAGTCTGGCCATTCCCTATGTCGGGAGCGTTCTCGGCGGTCTGCTGCCGACGCTGCTGAACGCATTGTTCGGTGTGCTCGCCGGAGCGCTGCTGCTCGCGCTGGTCAGTCTCGGCGGGCGCCTGTTCCGCCGCGGGCAGGAGGCCGGCGAAGCCCCTCGTCAGTGACGCCAGAACGCCGGCGTGAGCAGCACCAGCACGGTGATGATCTCTAGCCGGCCAAGCAGCATACCGGCCGCGAGCAGCCACTTGGCCGCGTCGGGCAGCGTGGAGAAGTTGCCGGCAGGGCCGATGATGTTGCCCAGCCCGGGGCCCACGTTGCATACCGCCGTGGCGGCGCCAGTCAGCGCAGTGACCAGGTCCAGCCCGAGGAACGCCAGCGCCAGGGCGAGCAGGCCGATGGTCATGGTGATGAAGAACGAGAAGGTCAGAATCGAGCGGACGATTTCCTCGTCCAGATTGTGGCCGTTGTATTGCTGCGAGATCACCGCGCGCGGATGGATCAGCTGGCGCAGGTTGGCGCGCAGCAGCACATAGGCGACCTGGAAGCGGAAGATCTTCAGCCCGCCGGTCGTCGAGCCCGAGCAGCCGCCAAGAAAGGTCAGGTAGAAGAACGCCATCATCGCGAAGCCGCCCCAGAGGCTGTAGTCGCCGACTGCGAAGCCGGTGGTGGTGACCACCGAAACCACGTTGAAGGTCACCATGCGCAGGGCGTCGATCAGCGACTCGTCATGATTGACCCAGTACCAGGCGGTGAGCAGCAGGCTGGCCCCGGTTACGATCACCAGAAACCCCTGAACCTGCTCGTCGCGCAACAACGCGGTGCGGTGGCCGCGCAGCATTGCCACATACAGTGTGAACGGCAGGCTGCAGAGGATCATGAAGACCACCGCGACCCAGTGCGAGGCGGCGCTGAACTTTGCCATCGAGGCATCCGAGGTGGAAAACCCCCCGGTGGAAACCGTCGACATGGCGTGGTTGATCGCATCGAAGTTGCTCATGCCGGCCAGGCGGAAGCCGATGAAAGCCGCAGCGGTGAAGCTCACATAGATGGCGATCAGGTAGCGGCCGGCGACATGCGAGCGCGGCACGACCTTTTCCGACCAGTCTGAGGATTCGGTCTGGAACAGGCGCATGCCACCGACGCGCAGCAACGGCAGGATCGCCACCGCCATGCCAATGAAGCCGATACCGCCGAGCCAGTGCAGGATCGAACGCCACATCAACAGGCCGGGCGATGCGCTGTCGAGCCCGGACAGCACGGTGGAGCCGGTGGTGGTGATGCCCGACATGGTCTCGAAGAAGGCGTCGGTATAGCTGATGTGCTGCAGCAGCATCATCGGCAGCGCCGCGAAACAGCAGACCACCAGCCAGCTCATGGTGGTCAGGAAGTACATGTCGCGCGGGCGCAGCTTGGCGTTGTCCGGCTTGCCCGGCGCGATGAGCGCAAAACCGCAGCCAAAGGTGATCAGGCTGGCCCAGAGAAAGGCGTCCAGCTCCTCGGTGCGATCGAACACCAGCAGCGCGCCCATGGGAACGCTCATGCTGGCCGCGAGGGTGACGAGGAAAATGCCGAGGATGAATCCGATAGTGCGCAGCGTCGGCAGTGCCATTGAGGGGCTCGGCTTGGATAAACGAGGCCGCACATTCTACCTGCGCGGCTGCGCCAGTAAACCGCTCGGCGCTTCCTGTCGGCGGGAGAATTTTTCTTCAGCGGCGGGGCCTTCCCAAGTGCTTGCCGATGGCTAGAATAGCGCGCTCGGGCGCCGGCCCTTTCCGGTTTCCTCGTAGTCACTTCCATGTCCGCGAACAATCCCTGCCTTACGTGCGGCGCCTGCTGCGCGCACTTTCGTGTGTCTTTCTTCTGGGGCGAGTGCGCCTCTTCCGGCGGTACCGTGCCGGACGATCTGACGGTACAGATCAGCCCCTTCCACGTGGCCATGCGTGGCACCGAGAGCAAGCCGGCCCGTTGTGTCAGCCTGCTCGGCGAGGTGGGCTGTGGCGTGCGCTGCACGGTCTACGAGCAGCGCTCGTCGCCCTGCCGCGAGTTCCAGGCAGCGTGGGAGAACGGCGAGCCGAACGAGCGCTGCGATGCGGCACGCGCGGCGCATGGCCTGCCGCCGCTGGTGCCGCCGCTGCAGCCTCATCTGTCACCGGATCGCGTCGCCTGAGGCATTGCCCGACTCCTTGCGGTTGTACCTGTTGCCGCCGGCACCACTAGAATGTCGGCCAACGTACCGAGGAGTTAGAGATGGAAGCGCTCGACCTGCTGCTCAAACGTGTTTCGGTGGCGCGCCTGTGCGAGCCGGCTCCCGATGCCGAGCAACTCGATCTGATGTTCCGTGCCGCCCTGCGAGCCCCGGACCACGGGCAACTGCGGCCCTGGCGTTTTCTTACCATCGCGGGCGAGGGCCGTGAGCGGCTCGGAGAGGTGTTCGCCGAGGCAGTACGCCAGCGCGATGCACAGGCCTCCGACGAGGCTCTGGAAAAGGCGCGCCGCATGCCGCTGCGGGCGCCTTTGCTGGTGGCGGTGATCGCACGATTGCAGGAGCACCCAAAGGTGCCACACAGCGAGCAACTGCTGGCTGCCGGCTGTGCCGCACATGGCCTGCTGCTGGCAGCGCAGGCATTGGGCTTCGGCGGAATCTGGCGCAGCGGCGAGCTGGCCTTCGATGCGCAGGTGGCCAGCCGGCTCGGCCTCGGCGGCGACGAGCGTCTACTGGGCTTTATCTACCTGGGTTCGCCAGAAGGCCGCGTGCGCACCGCGCCGGAGCTCGATCCGGTCGATTTCGTTTCGCCGTGGCCAGGCGCGTCGAGCTGACCCTCATGCGCTTGTCGCCGCGCTGAGCGGCAGCTGCAGTGTGGCGACGAAACCGCCCTGCGGATGATTGCTCAGCAGCAGCTTGCCACCATGCCGTTCGGCCGCGCGACGGGCGATGGCCAGGCCCAGGCCGTGGCCGGCGGCGGTCTGTCCGGGAGCGCGGAAGAAAGGTTCGCTGAGCTGCGGCAGGTGATCCTCGTCGACGCCGGGGCCATGATCGCGGATGGTCAGTTCGAGGTTGTCGCCCATGGTTTTCGCGCTGATCTCGATCGGTTCGCCCTCCGGGTTGAACCGCAGGGCGTTGCGCAACAGGTTGTCCAGGGCGCGTTCGAGCATGTCCGGCCAGCCTCGCAGGGCGATGCCCGGCTCGATCCGGCTGTCGATGCGCTGCCCTGGTGCAACCAGACGGGCGTTTTCCCTGAGCTGCTCGAAGAGCTGCTCGAGCGCAATCGCGACGCGATCGCCGGGGTCGGCGTCCAGCCTGGCCAGCTCGAGAATCTCCTGAATCAACGCCTCCAGACGGTCGCATTCGCGCCGCAGGCGCGGCCACAACACTTCGCGTTCCTCGGGTGTGGCGCGTTCGGCCAGTCCCAGCGCTATGCGCAGGCGGGCCAGTGGCGAGCGCAGCTCGTGCGACACGTCGCGCAGCAACTGGCGTTGGCTGCTGATCAGGCTCTGCAGGCGTGCGCCCATGCGGTTGAAGTCGCGCGCCAGCGTGCCCAGCTCATCGCGGCGACGCGAGAGCCGCGCCAGTGAGTTCTGCTGGTAGGTCGTCTGGCCCAGGTCGTGGACGGCGCCGCGCAATCGGTCG is part of the Stutzerimonas balearica DSM 6083 genome and harbors:
- a CDS encoding TrkH family potassium uptake protein is translated as MALPTLRTIGFILGIFLVTLAASMSVPMGALLVFDRTEELDAFLWASLITFGCGFALIAPGKPDNAKLRPRDMYFLTTMSWLVVCCFAALPMMLLQHISYTDAFFETMSGITTTGSTVLSGLDSASPGLLMWRSILHWLGGIGFIGMAVAILPLLRVGGMRLFQTESSDWSEKVVPRSHVAGRYLIAIYVSFTAAAFIGFRLAGMSNFDAINHAMSTVSTGGFSTSDASMAKFSAASHWVAVVFMILCSLPFTLYVAMLRGHRTALLRDEQVQGFLVIVTGASLLLTAWYWVNHDESLIDALRMVTFNVVSVVTTTGFAVGDYSLWGGFAMMAFFYLTFLGGCSGSTTGGLKIFRFQVAYVLLRANLRQLIHPRAVISQQYNGHNLDEEIVRSILTFSFFITMTIGLLALALAFLGLDLVTALTGAATAVCNVGPGLGNIIGPAGNFSTLPDAAKWLLAAGMLLGRLEIITVLVLLTPAFWRH
- a CDS encoding YkgJ family cysteine cluster protein; translated protein: MSANNPCLTCGACCAHFRVSFFWGECASSGGTVPDDLTVQISPFHVAMRGTESKPARCVSLLGEVGCGVRCTVYEQRSSPCREFQAAWENGEPNERCDAARAAHGLPPLVPPLQPHLSPDRVA
- a CDS encoding NAD(P)H nitroreductase; translated protein: MEALDLLLKRVSVARLCEPAPDAEQLDLMFRAALRAPDHGQLRPWRFLTIAGEGRERLGEVFAEAVRQRDAQASDEALEKARRMPLRAPLLVAVIARLQEHPKVPHSEQLLAAGCAAHGLLLAAQALGFGGIWRSGELAFDAQVASRLGLGGDERLLGFIYLGSPEGRVRTAPELDPVDFVSPWPGASS
- a CDS encoding sensor histidine kinase, which encodes MRSLFWRIFATFWLAIALVAGLALLLGHALNQDAWILSRHPGVNRLAPTWTAVYEMHGPTAAQLYLEEHRRRFGVDVQVLAENGQPVIRGTFPARAAIFEARQSRRDQSLPWRRLTDDYTSPATGATYLFIYRIPYTELQAWHRGSLLWPVSALVIALVVLAGFSLLLTLSITRPLDRLRGAVHDLGQTTYQQNSLARLSRRRDELGTLARDFNRMGARLQSLISSQRQLLRDVSHELRSPLARLRIALGLAERATPEEREVLWPRLRRECDRLEALIQEILELARLDADPGDRVAIALEQLFEQLRENARLVAPGQRIDSRIEPGIALRGWPDMLERALDNLLRNALRFNPEGEPIEISAKTMGDNLELTIRDHGPGVDEDHLPQLSEPFFRAPGQTAAGHGLGLAIARRAAERHGGKLLLSNHPQGGFVATLQLPLSAATSA